The DNA region CGGCCCAGGATCAAGGACGTCGCACGGCACGCGGGGGTGTCGGAGAAGACGGTGTCCAATGTGATCAACGATTACGTCCATGTCTCCGACCGGACCAGACGTGTGGTGCGCGAGTCCATCGAGCACCTCGGATACCGGGTCAACCTGGCAGGCCGTCACCTGCGCAAGGGCCGCACCGGCATCATCGCGCTCGTCGTGCCCGAGCTCGACGTCCCGTACTTCGCCGAGCTCGCACGCCATGTCATCCGTGAAGCCGAGCGGTGTTCGCTGACCGTGCTGATCCACCAGTCCGGCGCGGACCGCGAGCACGAGCTCGCGGCGCTGGCCGGCTTCGGCTCGGACTTCGTCGACGGCATCATCCTCAGCCCGCTCGCCCTGACCGCCGACGACCTGCGCGAGCGCACCGGCGCACCGCCGACCGTGCTGCTCGGAGAGCTGCTGGAGGAGGGGGCCGACCATGTCGCCATCGACAACGAGAAGGCCGCCCGCGAGGCCACCGAGCACCTGATCGCCCTCGGGCGCCGTACCGTCCTGGCCGTGGGCGGACGGGACCACGACGCGGGCCTGGGGACCGCCGAGGCGCGCACCCGCGGTTACCGGGCCGCCCTGGCCGCGGCGGGCATCGCCTGCGGACCGGACTCGCTGCTTCCCGTCGGCTCCTTCCGGATGCCGGACGGCGCCGAGGCGGTGGCCGGGGCTCTTGCCGCCGGGGCCCGTCCCGACGCGTTGCTGTGCTTCAACGACCAACTCGCCCTGGGGGCTCTGCGGGCGCTCCACGAGCACGGCCTGAGGGTGCCCGAGGACGTCGCCGTCGTGGGCTTCGACGACGTGGAGGGCGGCCGGTTCAGCGTGCCGACCCTGAGCACCGTCGCCCCGGACAAGGCGGCGGTCGCCAAGGTCGCCGTGGAGCTCCTGCGCCGGCGCATCGCCGAGGCGGCCCGGTCACCGGACCCGGTGGACGCCGCACAGCCCGGCGGCGCCCCCGAGGACCGTATCGTGGCGCACCGCCTCGTGCTGCGTGAGAGCACCGAAGGTCAGCGCGGGGGCCCCCGGCGCTGACCGGGGGCATGCCGGGCCGCGGCTGTGCGCGCCGGCCTCGGCCCGCACCGGGCCGCAGTCCGCGGAGCGCGGATTAAACCGCCCATCCATGGCGTTGTGCCTGATCACAAGCTTGTTCATGGACATGAGTCGACGCATGCGGAGGCCTGAGGTGCACGGTGAGTACAAGATCCCGGGCGGCAAGCTCGTCGTCGTCGACCTGGACGTCCAGGGAGGCGCTCTGCGGAACGTGCGGGTGGCCGGCGACTTCTTCCTGGAACCGGACGAGGCCATCCTCGCCATCGACGCGGCCCTGGAAGGGGCTCCGGCCCACATGGACACCACCGCTCTCGCGGCCCGCATCGACGCAGCCCTTCCCGCCGGCACGGTGATGCTCGGTCTGACCGCCGAGGGCGTCGCCGTGGCCGCGCACCGCGCACTGTCGCAGGCCGGCGAGTGGCGGGAGCACGACTGGCAGCTCATCCGGGAGGGACCGCAGTCCCCCGCTCTGCACATGGCGCTGGACGAGGTCATCACCAGGGAGGTCGCCGCGGGCCGCAGGCCGCCCACGCTGCGGGTCTGGGAGTGGGCCTCGCCCGCGGTGATCATCGGGAGCTTCCAGTCCCTGCGCAACGAGGTCGACCCACAGGGCGCCGCCCGCCACGGCATCACCGTCGTGCGCAGGATCTCCGGGGGCGGGGCCATGTTCGTGGAGAGCGGCAACACCATCACGTACTCGCTGTCGGTACCCGCTTCCCTCGTGGCCGGCCTGTCCTTCGCCGACTCCTACGCCCATCTCGACGCCTGGGTCCTCCAGGCACTCGGCGACATGGGCATCAATGCCTGGTACCAGCCGCTCAACGACATCGCCACCGATGTCGGCAAGATCGCCGGCGCCGCCCAGAAGCGGATGGTGGGCCCGGACGGCGGGCCGGGAGCCGTCCTCCACCACGTCACCATGTCCTACGACATCGACGCCGACAAGATGCTGGACGTCCTTCGCATCGGCAAGGAGAAGATGTCGGACAAGGGCACCGCGTCCGCCAAGAAGCGCGTCGATCCCCTGCGGCGGCAGACGGGCCTGCCGCGCGAGACGGTCATCGACCGCATGGTGGAGTCCTTCCGCGACCGGTACGGGCTCACCGACGGGCGGGTCGGTGACGAGGAACTGGCGCGCGCCGAGGAGCTGGCCGTCAGCAAGTACAGCAGTGAGCGATGGACGGCGCGCGTGCCGTGACGGGGTCCGTCTCTCGGCGTGGGGCTCCGCCCGAGAACGCCGACGTGACGCGGCCCGCCCCCTCGGCGTGGGGCTCCAGCCCGAAGGCGCCGGTCAGTGCTGATGCCCGTCCGCCCCGTGCTCCTGCACGACGGGCTGCCGAGCGGCGCCGCCCTCGGTGTGCAGGGTGAACGCGGCCGTGCGGACCTTCCCCCCCGTGCCGGAAGTCGAGGAAGAGGCGGTACGACCCCTCGCTGGGAGCGGTCACCGTGAAGGAGACCTCCGGACCCGGTCGGGTCGTGCCGTCGCCGGGTCCACCGTTCGGGTGGACGTGCAGATAGGCGAGGTCGCCTGAACGCAGTGCGACAAGGTGCCCGTACGCACCGAGGTAGGGCTGGAGGTCGGTGACGGGCTCGCCGTCCTTCGTGATCGCGAGCTTCAGCTCACTGCCCGCCCCGGGGCGAAGGCCGCCCTCGAGTCGCACCACGTACCCGTCCACGGCCACCGTCCGCCCGCCGCGAGCGAGCGGCTCCGGCGTCGAGAGACCCGAGACGGCCAGGTCGGCACCCAGCGTGAGCCCACCGGCCGGCCCCGCGTCCGGCCGGAAGTCGGCGAAGAGGCGGTAACCGCCGGCCTTCGGGAGGTCTACAGGGGTGGACCAGGTGCCGTCTGCGGCCCGTTCGGGGTGCAGGTGCCGGTATGTCGCCAGGTCGCGGGAGGCCACGATCAGGTGCAGTTCCTTGCCGTGCTCGCGCCGGAAGGCGGTCACCGTTCGCCGGGTGCGCTCCTCGACGACGGCGAAGCGCAGCTCGGCCGCCTCACCCGCCTCGATGCGCGGCGTCCGGAGGTCCAGGGCGTAGCCCCCCTCGGAGATCTGGAGCCCGCCGGGTGGCGACGCCGCCTCACCGGCTCCCTCCCCCCGGCGGCCCGCGTGCTCGCCGCCTGCCTCCCCTTCCGGCACGTGCCGGCCGGCGTGCTGTGCGGGCCCGCTCCTGCCGGCGACGGGGGCGACGGCACCGCCCGCCGCGTACGCCGTTCCGAACGTCGCCGCCAGCACTGCTGCGTAGACGCTGATTTTGAGGCCTGTGTTCATGGGTCCCTCCCTGCTGCCGGGCCGCGGTCGCGACCCCTTGGAAGATACCCCCCCGGGGTAATTAGTCAACCCGCCGCACACGCTTGCCACGCATACACCTGGGGGGTATACATGGAGCCGTTCACCTCATACCCCGGTGGGGTATGAAGAAGCCACCCGAGGAGCACGTCATGGCCACCCCCAGCACGACAGCCGAAACGGCCTCGGTCGAGCTCGCCATCGGCGGGATGACCTGCGCCTCGTGCGCGGCCCGCATCGAGAAGAAGCTCAACCGCATGGACGGTGTCGAGGCGTCCGTCAACTACGCGACGGAGAAGGCGAAGGTCTTCTTCACCGGTGACGTCGAGATCTCCGACCTCGTCGCCACCGTCGAGGCGACGGGCTACACCGCCCACGAACCGCCATCCGCCACCGAGACCGGGCCGGACGGGGAAGGCGGGCAGCGGCGCGACGAGCTCGCCCCTCTACGGCAGCGGCTGGTCACCGCCACCGTCCTCGCCGTCCCGGTGATCGCGATGGCCATGGTCCCCGCACTGCAGATCGAGTACTGGCAGTGGCTCTCTCTCACCCTGGCCGCACCGGTCGTCACGTACGCGGCCTGGCCTTTCCACCGCGCCGCGTTCACCAACGCCCGCCACGGCGCCGCGACCATGGACACCCTGATCTCGGTCGGCACCTCGGCGGCGTTCCTGTGGTCGCTGTGGGCCCTGTTCTTCGGCACCGCCGGCACCCCGGGCATGACGCACCCCTTCGAGTTCACGATCGCTCGCAGCGACGGCGCGGGGAACATCTACCTCGAAGCGGCGGCCGGCGTGACCGCGTTCATCCTGGCCGGTCGGTACTTCGAGGCCCGCTCGAAGCGCAAGGCGGGGGCGGCGCTCCGGGCCTTGATGGAGCTGGGCGCGAAGGAGGTCACCGTGTTGCGCGAAGGGCGGCAGGAGACCCTCCCGATCGCCGCCCTGGAGACCGGGGACCACTTCCTGGTGCGGCCGGGCGAGAAGATCGCCACCGACGGCACGGTGATCGAGGGGTCCTCGGCCGTGGACGCCTCCATGCTCACCGGTGAATCCTCCCCGGTGGAGGTCGCGACCGGCGACGCCGTGACCGGCGCGACGCTGAACGTCGGCGGCCGTCTCGTCGTCGAGGCCACCCGGGTCGGCTCCGACACCCGGCTCGCCCGGATGACCGGACTGGTGGAGGAGGCGCAGAACGGCAAGGCCGCGGCCCAGC from Streptomyces sp. B1I3 includes:
- a CDS encoding LacI family DNA-binding transcriptional regulator, whose product is MARPRIKDVARHAGVSEKTVSNVINDYVHVSDRTRRVVRESIEHLGYRVNLAGRHLRKGRTGIIALVVPELDVPYFAELARHVIREAERCSLTVLIHQSGADREHELAALAGFGSDFVDGIILSPLALTADDLRERTGAPPTVLLGELLEEGADHVAIDNEKAAREATEHLIALGRRTVLAVGGRDHDAGLGTAEARTRGYRAALAAAGIACGPDSLLPVGSFRMPDGAEAVAGALAAGARPDALLCFNDQLALGALRALHEHGLRVPEDVAVVGFDDVEGGRFSVPTLSTVAPDKAAVAKVAVELLRRRIAEAARSPDPVDAAQPGGAPEDRIVAHRLVLRESTEGQRGGPRR
- a CDS encoding biotin/lipoate A/B protein ligase family protein, with translation MHGEYKIPGGKLVVVDLDVQGGALRNVRVAGDFFLEPDEAILAIDAALEGAPAHMDTTALAARIDAALPAGTVMLGLTAEGVAVAAHRALSQAGEWREHDWQLIREGPQSPALHMALDEVITREVAAGRRPPTLRVWEWASPAVIIGSFQSLRNEVDPQGAARHGITVVRRISGGGAMFVESGNTITYSLSVPASLVAGLSFADSYAHLDAWVLQALGDMGINAWYQPLNDIATDVGKIAGAAQKRMVGPDGGPGAVLHHVTMSYDIDADKMLDVLRIGKEKMSDKGTASAKKRVDPLRRQTGLPRETVIDRMVESFRDRYGLTDGRVGDEELARAEELAVSKYSSERWTARVP